In Ipomoea triloba cultivar NCNSP0323 chromosome 7, ASM357664v1, a single genomic region encodes these proteins:
- the LOC116024483 gene encoding transcription factor MYB62-like: protein MMVSKSGEIQSLSNNNEERFGELRRGPWTLEEDTLLIKYIAAHGEGRWNALAKCAGLRRTGKSCRLRWLNYLKPDIKRGNLTPQEQILILELHSKWGNRWSKIAQHLPGRTDNEIKNYWRTRVQKQARQLKIDSNSKKFIEAVKRFWMPRLIEKMEQHQTSTLSSSFISSPSSSSSISTMEKQSPLNSLPSPITIPEPPKTDNPENKNLNICSTDSFQLHDDDDCYHVEIMGNSCYAGEEEGFGHPAMSAFESRDISMLECQLAPDDWFGNDVADSLWNIDETWQYRKLEDFGDLS, encoded by the exons ATGATGgttagtaaaagtggtgaaattCAGAGCTTGAGCAACAATAATGAAGAGAGGTTTGGGGAGCTGAGAAGGGGGCCATGGACTCTTGAAGAAGACACTCTTCTCATCAAGTACATAGCTGCCCATGGTGAAGGGCGTTGGAATGCCTTAGCCAAATGTGCTG GGTTGAGGAGAACAGGGAAGAGCTGCAGGCTGAGGTGGCTCAACTACTTGAAACCAGACATTAAGCGTGGCAACCTTACTCCACAAGAACAGATCCTAATCCTTGAACTCCATTCCAAATGGGGAAACAG GTGGTCGAAAATCGCGCAGCATTTGCCAGGGAGAACAGACAATGAGATAAAGAATTACTGGAGAACAAGGGTGCAGAAGCAAGCTAGGCAGCTGAAGATTGATTCAAACAGCAAGAAGTTCATTGAAGCTGTGAAGAGGTTTTGGATGCCAAGGTTGATTGAGAAAATGGAGCAGCACCAGACTTCTactctttcttcttcattcatCTCCTCtccatcttcatcttcctccATTTCCACCATGGAAAAGCAAAGCCCCCTCAACTCTCTCCCTTCCCCAATCACCATCCCAGAACCACCCAAAACAGACAACCCTGAAAACAAAAACCTCAACATTTGCTCCACAGACTCTTTCCAATtgcatgatgatgatgattgcTACCATGTAGAAATAATGGGGAACTCTTGCTACGCTggggaagaagaaggatttggccaCCCTGCCATGTCAGCGTTCGAATCCCGGGATATTTCCATGCTGGAGTGCCAGCTGGCACCCGACGACTGGTTTGGCAATGACGTGGCGGATTCCCTGTGGAACATTGATGAGACGTGGCAGTACAGAAAGCTGGAAGACTTTGGGGATCTAAGCTGA